The DNA sequence CGGCTGGAGGGGTAATGAATGGACTTGGAAGGATACTCGGAGTTGGAATGGGGTCGTTCTCGAGGACAGGAGATTCTGATGCTGGCTGACGAGACTTCCTTTGCGTCTTTTTATTCTTTGCGGAGCCCCTTCTTTTGAGGGGCATAGTGGCGATACCTGTAGGGATGAGAATATCAGAGGGATGcgtggaaagaaggaagaaggaagaagaaagaaagttATGGAAAGCCACGGTAGGATTTTATATGTCACAAAGGAAGATGACTTCATCTGATGGTACCAAAGTCAAACGCGCTAGACACACCGAGCTGTGGTCCGTGCCCCCTCGTCAGCCTTCGGATGTAAGCGGTGCGCTTGGCAATAGTGTCTTCTGCTATATTTGGTACATTCAATGAAATTTGCTAGTTTACTATCTTATCGTTCTTACCACAGCTCGCACTGTTCCTCCTTAGGAGGGTTCATCTGTGCCCCGTAAGCGCCAATCACTTATGGCATATGAAAGTACTTACACGGCTGCCCGTTTTGCAACCCCAGGCCTCATGGAACGCCTCCAGGTTCCTCAACGTACCCACAGCCCTCCAATaaggaggagagtgagGATCGGTCCTAATCCTTGAGACGGCGGTGGCAGGTCGAGTAAGTTGAGCCCAGACACGTGCaaaggcgaggaagaagagctggtCATCAGAGTAGTCAAGACCAGGGAGCCGTTCAGATGAGGGGCTGTCAGAGACAGAGTTCTTCCATGCAGTGTAGGCCTGCGCAAGACCAGAATCGGCAATGTCTATAAGTGCATTAGCTTAATACCGGGCGGGCAGAATTGAGACATACCCTCTCCGTTGGTGAGCTATAGGATACTATGCGTCAGTAAACGGCGCCTCCCCTATTCCGATCACTCACGTTGCCGTTCACAAACACCTTCTTACCCTCGGCATCATATACCCAGTACTTGGAGTACTGCCTGGCAACACATTGCGCACGCTTTTCAAAGTCCTCTACAGTCTTTTTAGTCCACCAGTCCCTCAATCGTCCTTCCAATGCGCATCAGCATCCATATCCATACCTATGGGCACAAGATTGGACTGACCTTTCTCGTCGTATTGAGATCCAGAGTTGTCAAAGGCATGAGTCAGCTCGTGAGCAGCAACAGCTCCAAAAGCGCCGTATCGCAAGTGTGCAGGCCAAGAAAGAGAGTAGAAGGGGGGTTGAAGGATACCGGCAGGGAAAACAATTTCACCGTCAGGAGGAGAGTAATAAGCGTTGACGGCTAGAAGCGAAAATCAGTTGGCACCACGAAAATGTGCAGTCAAGGCTTACTCTGAGGGTACATCTACATTATTCATCAGCAATGACCTTCGATAGTTGGACTGAAAACCCACCTCCCAAGAGTCTCTATTTCTTCTCTTACCCAAGCCCAACCAAACTCTAGACTCTTCCACCAAGGTAGACCGGAGCACATTGCCGAAGAAGTCCTCCTTATCTATGTTCACCCTAGCATACCAAGCTTCCAAGCTCTCAGGCTTGGTAGTGtctgggaagagagggtATCCAACCTTGGGGATGATAGCGTCCGCCTTTTTctgagcagcagcggcagactcctcatccatccatgAGATGTGAGGAAGCTTGGCGTGGAAAGCAGAAACGATGGATCGGATGATGCGCTCACCCTCAGACTTGGCCTCAGGGGAGAAGGCTTCGCGGACAAATTCACGACCGGCGATGAAACCAACGATATCGTCAACCCAGGCCAAGCAAACATCCTGTCGATTCTCTTCAGTACCGGGTTTAATACCCTTCAGAACCTCTTGCAACCTTCTgacactcttcttcacctcaGTCTTGGGTCCGAGAGCGTCCGCGTAAGTCAACGCAAGACGAGTGACAAAGTAACCAGACAGAACCTCGTCAGGCGTCTGCTCGACCAGTCGCGTGACAGCTTTGAGATACGGAGGGTATGTCACAGTAATGTTCTCGGGGAAAGTCCTGGGAGCAAAAGCAGAGAGATATGTGGGGATATCGAGGAAGGGGAGCGCATCGGAAACGGCAGAGGTAGAGTAGGGGTTATAAGCGTAGTGAGGATTGAATAGGTATTCAGGGTCCGCGCCTGCCTTGACGAGATCCTTTTCAAATTTCAATACCTGACTTGCGACTTTGTCCATCCTCTTGTCGATTGGCTCacgagaaggagggcgaCGGCGGtcgccatcttcatcatcgtcaccCTTTCCTggccaaggccaaggccATGAATCATCGCCTATCAACTCTTTATCCAGAGCGGCAAGGTCTTCCACCCATCCACGCCCCTCCATTTCGGCAGAAGTGCGCTGGGCTAACTCAGTGAGGATATCGCGGATGACAGAGTGATACAGGTCAAGAATAGGGGCTTCGTCATAGTACTCCTTTGAAGGAAGACCGCCTTCGGCCTGGTAGAGCCAGAGACTTTGGATTTGAGAGTCTTCACCTCCAGCATCGCCCTCAATCTCAAAGTTGATTAGGCCTTGAACACCTATGATAGTGTCAGAATAGAGAGCAATTTGTgatcaaagaaaaagtTACTTGCCTCGAGAATGGAGCCAGGCAAGGGTCTTGGTAAGCTTGTGTCTCCTCTCCACATCGGCCTTGTTAAGAGTGTGCTCGAGTTCCACTTTTTCCCTCTCAGCGCCAGGGGTTAAGACAGCCTTTTTGAGCTCTTTGATCTCTTCGACCTTTGTAGCGGCAGCAACAAGCTCGTCTGGGAGCCTGTAAGACTCGTCATAGGCACCTTTGTAAGGCTCTGCGTCTGCGAGGGCATTGTCGATTTGAGAAGAGACATCAAACTCGCCAAAAATATCAAGAACATGCTCGACAAGGTCGATGAGGGGTTTCTCACCAATGTCGTTGAGAGTGTCCTGAGTATATATCAGATATGACGCAGGCTGGATCCAATAACAATACGTACAATGTCCATGCAACTCGTATATACAGtcttgagcttggcgaGATTCCTTTCATCGACAGTAGCATCCTTACCAGGCTTCTCATCCGGAATAGAGCCGAGCACTTTGAGGATTAActttttgttgttgtccGAAACTTCGTTGAAGGCTCCGTACAAGCCTCGGTCCTCCGGAATAGAGTTGGATTCCTGCCAACCACCAGTGGCAAACTGGTAGAAATCATCACAAGGATCTGCAGAAGTGTTGAGGGCCGAGAGGATAGAGGCAGCGAGTTTAACACATTCGGGGGTGAGGCAGACGGACTAAAGGAAGTCAGCATCGGCGGATAGAAATGCAGCACACCGGGAAGCTTACAGGTGCAGGAGTCCCCGTAGGCTGACCAATATGAGTAGTAGTCGCTGTAGCAGTCTCAGTTTGGGTATCAGTCTTGGTCTCGGTTAATGTTGCCCAgccgccgccaccaccactgTGGTGTTtgccct is a window from the Cryptococcus neoformans var. neoformans JEC21 chromosome 2 sequence genome containing:
- a CDS encoding Endothelin-converting enzyme 1, putative, which translates into the protein MAEPRASTDEESAPLLNSQTHATSSAFSRPKTTREKALAAIAVLFLLLASLFIGLFAGAETSYKKEKGKHHSGGGGGWATLTETKTDTQTETATATTTHIGQPTGTPAPSVCLTPECVKLAASILSALNTSADPCDDFYQFATGGWQESNSIPEDRGLYGAFNEVSDNNKKLILKVLGSIPDEKPGKDATVDERNLAKLKTVYTSCMDIDTLNDIGEKPLIDLVEHVLDIFGEFDVSSQIDNALADAEPYKGAYDESYRLPDELVAAATKVEEIKELKKAVLTPGAEREKVELEHTLNKADVERRHKLTKTLAWLHSRGVQGLINFEIEGDAGGEDSQIQSLWLYQAEGGLPSKEYYDEAPILDLYHSVIRDILTELAQRTSAEMEGRGWVEDLAALDKELIGDDSWPWPWPGKGDDDEDGDRRRPPSREPIDKRMDKVASQVLKFEKDLVKAGADPEYLFNPHYAYNPYSTSAVSDALPFLDIPTYLSAFAPRTFPENITVTYPPYLKAVTRLVEQTPDEVLSGYFVTRLALTYADALGPKTEVKKSVRRLQEVLKGIKPGTEENRQDVCLAWVDDIVGFIAGREFVREAFSPEAKSEGERIIRSIVSAFHAKLPHISWMDEESAAAAQKKADAIIPKVGYPLFPDTTKPESLEAWYARVNIDKEDFFGNVLRSTLVEESRVWLGLGKRRNRDSWEMYPQTVNAYYSPPDGEIVFPAGILQPPFYSLSWPAHLRYGAFGAVAAHELTHAFDNSGSQYDEKGRLRDWWTKKTVEDFEKRAQCVARQYSKYWVYDAEGKKVFVNGNLTNGEDIADSGLAQAYTAWKNSVSDSPSSERLPGLDYSDDQLFFLAFARVWAQLTRPATAVSRIRTDPHSPPYWRAVGTLRNLEAFHEAWGCKTGSRMNPPKEEQCELW